CCTACAGGGATCTGGTGGCGCTGAGCATCCAGACGCGCAGAGGGGATCCGATCATCGGAGAGGGCCACTGGCGGACCATGAGGGATGAACCAACGCATCCGAGCCTGGCTACGACCAAGGGAAGGTGGACGGAAAACTATGCCTTCGATGCCCAGACGGCGGAGGTGGAGGTGGACACCGAGACGGGGAAGGTCAGGCTCCTGAGGGCTGTCACCGCCCACGATTGCGGTTTCCCTATCAACCCGCTCCTGGTCGAAGGGCAGATCGACGGACAGGTCTCCATGGCGCTCGGGCATGCCTTCATGGAAGAGATCATGATGGAAGAGGGGCGGACACTCAACCCGAACTGGCTCGACTATCGGATGCCCTGCATCCGGAACATCGCCCCCTCCGAGCATATCGACGTGATCACGGAGCAATACAGGGTCGGGCAGCCCTATCGTACCAAGGAAGTCGGAGAAGGCTACGTCTCCGCCATTTTGGCGGCCATCGCCAACGCCATCTACGATGCCGTCGGCATCAGGCTCCTCTCTACGCCGTTTACGCCCGAGAAGATTTTGCAAGGCCTTAATAAAATAGGTGCAGTAGCAGATACTAAATACTGCTTCTAGTACTACTACTTAAAGTTCTATAACTTGAAACTTCGCACTTATCCACAGGAGTGGGAAAATGACTGATTTACATGAGTATACGGCTTACACATACAATCCCGATATAGACATGGAAGAAACGCAGTACTGGATTCTATGTGCAGAAGATACACCACCAAGCCGCCCCCGCACACCAATGTCAGACTGGTTTTTTCAGAATTGTGCGAATTGGGGCGCTGCCTACGCAGCTGAAAAATTCCCAATTCCAACATCTAAAAACGTTATGTTTCGCTCGCATAACGGTTATACATATATGTCGGTTATTATGCCAAAAACTGAACTCGCAACACACTATAGATCAAACAAATTCAAAGAATCCCTTGATTTCATAATAAATAATTATATCCATATAATAAGCACAGAAAAACAACAACTATTACAAAAAGCAGAAAAAATAAAACACTATCAATTTGATAAAGCAACATACACTGAGCTGAGCAAGATCTTAGACGAAAGAGTAGATGCAACAAAGCAAATGTACGGAACAATTTTCTTTCTCAATCAGGGCCTTGGCACCATATATAACCTGTTTCAAGACCTCTGCGAAAACATGTTAGGAATTACCAGTTCAACAGCAACATTCCAAAACCTATTGCTAGGTGCATCAGAGTCCTTCTCGGGAATTGAGCAAGAATTGCAGACCATGGCACAAAAGGCGATAGACTTAGATTTGGTATCTGAACTATGTGAAAATAAACCAGAAGATGTAATTTCAAAAATGAAAAAATCGGACAAAGGACAAACATGGTATCAAAGCTTTTCTGCCTTTTTGCACACCCATGGGTGGCGATCCGTCGCGACAAATGATTATATATCTCCGTTATGGCTCGAAAAACCATCAATCCCAATTTCGCACATTCAAAAGTTTGCAGGTTCAAAACTACAATCAGTACCAAATAATGAAATCACAGATGCAATACAAGACCGCAAAAATCTGCAAGATGCCTTACTAAAAAAGGTCCCAATAGGTCAGAAAGAATGGTTTGAAACTGTCATGCAAATTGCACGAGCTTTTGCAGCTTGGAAGCACGAACATAAGCAATATTGTGAGATCCTGCAGACAGCTATAACACGTCACGCATTGCTTCAAATAGCTCATAAATTAGAAGATTCCGGCGGAAT
The DNA window shown above is from Desulfatiglans anilini DSM 4660 and carries:
- a CDS encoding molybdopterin cofactor-binding domain-containing protein, translating into TLLTGALDIGQGAETIHSQIVAEELKIPMEEIQVIAADTETTPVDIGSWISGNAYVCGNATRVAAGNVRKQLLELASQQLEASIDDLVLKDKKVYVAGSPSKALTYRDLVALSIQTRRGDPIIGEGHWRTMRDEPTHPSLATTKGRWTENYAFDAQTAEVEVDTETGKVRLLRAVTAHDCGFPINPLLVEGQIDGQVSMALGHAFMEEIMMEEGRTLNPNWLDYRMPCIRNIAPSEHIDVITEQYRVGQPYRTKEVGEGYVSAILAAIANAIYDAVGIRLLSTPFTPEKILQGLNKIGAVADTKYCF
- a CDS encoding PEP-utilizing enzyme, translated to MTDLHEYTAYTYNPDIDMEETQYWILCAEDTPPSRPRTPMSDWFFQNCANWGAAYAAEKFPIPTSKNVMFRSHNGYTYMSVIMPKTELATHYRSNKFKESLDFIINNYIHIISTEKQQLLQKAEKIKHYQFDKATYTELSKILDERVDATKQMYGTIFFLNQGLGTIYNLFQDLCENMLGITSSTATFQNLLLGASESFSGIEQELQTMAQKAIDLDLVSELCENKPEDVISKMKKSDKGQTWYQSFSAFLHTHGWRSVATNDYISPLWLEKPSIPISHIQKFAGSKLQSVPNNEITDAIQDRKNLQDALLKKVPIGQKEWFETVMQIARAFAAWKHEHKQYCEILQTAITRHALLQIAHKLEDSGGIQQSEDIFFMVPEEVQKLIYSAGTSNQNLTVSQRRTIWEENKKFIPPPLFSKVAPDQAAYLLLKTKNPIAMELALGMTTTIATKNELGLSGQVASQGIAEGVARVVLSQEELSEIKGGEILVASTVGPNWSTVFPLIKGVIVEHGGMLSDAAILGREYKIPVITNVNSATDIIKSGQTIRLNANSGNINILQALENKRLLVVDDEKDIIDTIEELLPMCEITRATTFEKAVELLNSKTFDVTILDIMGVNGYKLLEIANNKGFISIMLTAHALTLEDTVKSFREGAAYFVPKEKLSDLSDILHDILENKQKENIFWTHWYDRYAPLYEKRFGHGWQNKHKEFWEIFKKNEY